Sequence from the Rutidosis leptorrhynchoides isolate AG116_Rl617_1_P2 chromosome 3, CSIRO_AGI_Rlap_v1, whole genome shotgun sequence genome:
TTTCAAATAAGTTATAAGTTTTATTTGTTTGATCTTTACAGAAAGTTGAACTTGCTATCTTTTGGAGAAGAAGCAGAAGAAGAGGAAAAAGAACTTGCAGCTGTGAAGACTAAGATTAAAAGTAGTCATGATGTACTGAATGATCCTCGTCTATTGAAAGAAGAAAATGCGCAAGATAAATCAGTAAGTTTAACACTTTATTATCTTTTATTTTTCACTCCGCAAATGAAGTACAACCAATCGCTCTAACAAAATGTCTCCTAATAGGAAACGTACATAAATTACTCGGTGAGTACTCGGTTTTTGCACCTCTGGGAGTACAAGTACtctgtcaaacttggtcaaactcagTCAAACTCGGTCTTACTCGTGATTACTCGAAAAATCGGTCAAAACTTGGGATTAATAGGAAAATCAATCAAAATTTGGTCAAACAcggtaaaagtcaaacttggtcaaattcaGTCAACCTTGGGATTACTCGGATAATTGGTCAAAACTTGGGATTACTTGGAAaatcagtcaaaattggtcaaattcaaacttggtcaaactcagTCAAACTCGGGAAATTGGTCAGAATTGGTCAAAGGTcgaaatcggtcaaagtcaaacttagtcaacatccgATTACTTCCCGAGTAGCGATTTTTGCTACCTTGTTAAAGACCAATGATTTTACTTGGGTTCATATGGGTATGTTAACAGTTGAATTAAATAAGTTTTGATTAATATGATCATCCTTAATGTTGCAGAATCCCATTGAAGATAAAGCAAGAAGAGATTTGCAGATGAGTGTTAGAGGAGCTTTAAGTTCAAAAAAGGAAGAACGACATAAAGAATCTGATGCTGATTCAGCGGGTGACAGCGATGGTGACGAGGCAAACTTTGATGCACGAATGCGTCAACAGATACTTAAAAAGAAAAAGGAACTTGGGGACGTGCCACATAAGCAGAAATCGCACAAAGGTAACTCAAACCCTTAAGTTAACttggttttaattattaaaatgagCTTTATaggtgttgtttttttttttttttttaattatatctaCAAAATTATTTGCATCTCTCGATATTTGTTACTTGGTGAACTCTAACGAACTTGAATTTTCTGTTGCATATTTAGAGAATTCAATACCTAAGACTTCCGAAAAGTCTCCGCCAAGGTATTATCTTATATTAGcaacttaattaaaataattcttattatttttagttgactatattgtattttggttgAGATAGCAAATTGGGTGGCTTGAGCAGGTGGGTAAATGGTTCTGATTGTGTAGCTTTGTGTATAGGTTTACCACTTGAGCAGAAATACTCTTATCCAAAACATTTTTTTACTTCTATCATTAAAATCTTATATGAATCAAAGATACATTTTGAGTGACTTTCGACCTGTATTCCTCGTTCTACTCATTTTGAGTGTTTACTTTTTAGCTAATATCTGTTGTAGTCGGCCCATTTGACCCATTAGAGATAAAACTAACCCAAATTCAATAGTAATTCGGTAACAACCACCTCTTTTTTGGTTACTTCAAAGTGTTTTTCATGTCTGTATGTTGTATCTGCTCTTTGGATTGTCTTTATCTTAggatttgtattattcttttcccAATTATTAGGTCAAAATCTGAAAGCCATGATGATCGACCCAAAGTGGATAAGTTGTCTTTGAAGAAAAAAGGAATCGGATCAGAAGTGAGAGCCGAACGTATGGCCAATGCGGATGCAGACTTGCAGCTTTTGAACGAACATGAAAGAGAAAGACAGTTACAGAAGCAAAAGAAACGCAGACGTCAAGGAAAGGAAGAAGATGTATGTCATTTTTACTTAATATTCAAGAATTTCAAAGCAATTTTTTGCCTAAAAGAGCTATCTTTTTGGTCATTTTATCTATTAAATCTCTAATATTTCAACTTTCATCTTTCTAATGTAGGTACTAGCCAAACTGGAAAGGTTCAAAGCAGCCATGTTCACCCAACCTGCATCATCTAATGGTGAATCCAAGGCTAAaagtgaagaagatttgtccgacTGGAATAAAATCGAGTTGAAGTTTGCACCAGACAAGGTAATTTTTGTTATCCATTAAGGTTATCTTTTTAAAGAGGCCGAAAGGAACGGGTTAGGCAGATTAGGTAATGGGTCCCATGTTGCATATATGTATCGTGGGTCAAAATTAACTGGATGGGATAAGTTAGGTTAACCCATGAATATttcttgtctttttttttttttctcatttttttgagTTTTCTTAAGTAATCAATGAATCTGTGTTATAAAATATTACGAAAGCTGTATTTTTATAATGAAATCAATATTCTTGAAGGCGATTTAGGACGTTTCATGCATGTTATGTATGAATAGATTTACACTGTAATCTGTACTAGTCTTACAAATTATGTACGGTTGAGTGACCGACTTGTATCTGTTCAACTATACTATATTACCGGTAATTGTATTATTGATGCATCAagtcatttttatttttaaaatcatgtGCAGGGTAATATGACACGTAGGAATGATCCAAATGATTATGTGGTGCTTGACCCTCTTTTGGAGAAAGGGAAAGAAAAATTCAACAAGATGCAAGCAAAGCAAAAGAAACGAGAACGAGAATGGGCTGGAAAATCTCTTACTTGATCACAACTTTTTTGTTGACATGTTGACTTTTGGTTCATATAAGTTTTACCGGTTCAACCTGGCTGTAAGATTATATAGTTATGGTCACAGATAGGTCGATTAAAATGTCGATTAAAATGCCGATTAATTTGATTATATAACTGCTGATGTATCTTCATTACAGGTTGGCACTGTTGTGAATCTTTCTTTAAAACTCTAGTACCCTTTTAGACCCAACTAGTATCACCAATATTTGGTTTTAGAGTTCTAAATTGTCTCAGAAATTTTCAAGAACTGATATTTAGTTTGGAACCAGAACAGTAtttctatttttctaattttattttcatgtctgGTTCGAATTTTGCAAGAGATCTCAGTTCGAATCTTGTCTTGGAGTGGCAACTAGTAAGGGAAGAGTTGAAAACAGCCAAAGATTATTCCTGATGAGATGCGTATAGTAAAGTATGTGGTTAGATTACTCGCCCTTAAAGGGCACAATTTTAATTACTCTAATTTTTTGATCCGAAATAAgtaattgaaaagaaaaaaaaaaggaattTTTATTGAACTTTGTACGAAGAGCGTAAATTATTGTGAAATGTAGGGTGTTAAGTGTAATTTGTATTTATGTGAAGGACTGAAAAGGAAAGAAAGTAAATGGTAGGTAAACCACGTTGAATTGTGGGAGTCGGTGGTTGAAAAACTGCAAGTCCAGCTTTTTTAAGGTCGGTATCCGGTCCAACCTAGAAACGTTAGACCGGTCCACTGTTTTTAAGTTCTTGCGTTCTTGAAAGACCTTTTTTTAAGTTCAAATTCTGTTTAAAATAGAATATTTTATGATGGTCAGAAAAAAGTTGAAAACAACTCACCGGAGTAACGCACGGGGTGTTCATTTTCTCATTAGTTAAATGGTCCAGAACTTCCTACCAAAATAAGCATTAGACGTAAATGGCATTTTGACTCGTAGAATACTTcgtaatatttatgtttatatttattttaattttattttattttaatacctGCTAATTGTTACCAAGCCTTTGGCCGTCTCATTTTGTAGCTTTTGTGTTTTGACTAGGGGAAGAAACAGTCAAGTGACTTAAAGTTAGGGGGGTTAAAGGTCAAATTGTTGGGGTACAAAAGGTGTAAATTGTTACCAAGTTTTTGGTCGTCTCATTTTGTGGCTTTTGTGTTTTGGCTAGGGGAAGAAACAGTCAAGTGACTTAAAGTTAAGGGGGTTAAAGGTCAAATTGTTGGAGTACAAAAGGTGTAAAGGTATAACTTTAAGGGATAAAACATGTAGATTTTcaatgttaattaataataattaaataacacccaccaaattttgaaacatgaTTTATCTATTTTCCCGCCACGAGCTAGGTTTTGCCGTCattaccgttaaactcgaaataattttacgaacaaaaaacAACTAATTATATTTGCAACGGAGCTTCTTTTGTAGAGAAAACATATTggataaaatatattatattatatatacaaaataaacaaacacaattaattatatcaaattaatggcTGGAGTAAGTGGTAAGTTCATGAATTTGTAAGGAAAAATACTTGAGTTCGAGTCCTTCtgccctcttttttttttttttttttttttgtgcaacTCTTTCCTCGGTTTTTTTTTAACattagtttcataaaagactttaaaATGTTTCACCGCAAATCACAAGTTGTTAGGTATATTAGGTGTCAAGCAATCCAAATGCAACCACCGTAACGCACGGTCAGTATTTTTCCTAGTTATCTTATTTACAAGGAAACCATTGGAGAGTATACAGAAGCATACTTATTTTTTGGGTATTGCTAAATCTACTTGGTCAAAAGAGAGAATGAATAAATATATTGAGGTAAAATGGTAAAAACGGTGGTTTGTAGTCCCATGTCTCACAGTTATTAAATTACTGCAACTTATTACTTTTTAATGTATTTTGTTagcttttttattttattatcacgagtacattttctttatttttttctatttGGTAACGGAAGGAGTATAAGAGATACGAACCTGTAGCTTAATTTTCaacttattaaataaatatatatacaacagccTAATTATTTCGAGCCAACATGTAACCTAAAGTAAAagatcaaaataattaattaatcagtGTATTTACttttatttacttaataataataataataataataataataataataataataataataataataataataataataataatcttgaaagcTAAGTGACGTTAAATAAGTATACACTGATTTGTTACGGAGTGAAGGTTATAAAAAAGTAAAATAAGTATACAGTAAGGTTGCAATGGACTCTTAATCCGAacgtgatagaccacaagatttcatttattcaataatcatacactcgcaagtgtttaaaattcattcgtatgatgaacacctggtaaccgacattaacataatgcatatagaatatcccccgcatactcgcaagtatgccataatattggcaatcgcaatcactatttaaatcgaagtactaaaacattccaaattccagaatggggtttgttaggcccatagatctatctttaggattcacgtcaattaggggccatttccctaattcttaggttaccagacttgaaggggcgatattcggtatagtaatccaaccatacaatgtagttttaagtacttgtgtctatttcgtaaaacagttataaaagcagcgcatgtattctcagtcccaaaaatatatattgcaaaagcatttaaaaattgagcaaatgaaactcacctattgtattttgtagtaaaaatacatacgacgacattgaacaaatgtagggttgaccttggattcacgaacctatatcattggtatatatattaaaacatatacttgtaattgaataaatctatatattattattaatgatgtaattgttatatttaataatttataagtttccttatttatttatatatttccattttatatatcgtaatattaatatacttaagttATGtataataaatttatttttatgtaAGATCAtttgtttgtaatattaataattatgataatactaatattagtgataatattgatactatatagtaataatgataaaagtgataataataatgttaataaaataatgatgacaataatACTAAGTTgttttataataactataataacaataattataattc
This genomic interval carries:
- the LOC139898221 gene encoding peptidyl-prolyl cis-trans isomerase CYP57, with product MSSIYVSEPPTKGKVILHTNYGPLDIELWPKEAPKAVRNFVQLCVDGYYDGTIFHRIIKSFMVQGGDPTGTGTGGESIYGETFGDEFHSRLRFSHRGIVACANSNAPNTNGSQFFITLDRCDWLDKKHTIFGKVTGDSLYNLLTFGDIETDKDDRPIDAPPKVLSVEMLWNPFDDVFPRAAPAKSLPSTEEAANKDTKKKATKKLNLLSFGEEAEEEEKELAAVKTKIKSSHDVLNDPRLLKEENAQDKSNPIEDKARRDLQMSVRGALSSKKEERHKESDADSAGDSDGDEANFDARMRQQILKKKKELGDVPHKQKSHKENSIPKTSEKSPPRSKSESHDDRPKVDKLSLKKKGIGSEVRAERMANADADLQLLNEHERERQLQKQKKRRRQGKEEDVLAKLERFKAAMFTQPASSNGESKAKSEEDLSDWNKIELKFAPDKGNMTRRNDPNDYVVLDPLLEKGKEKFNKMQAKQKKREREWAGKSLT